The genomic DNA CCTTCCAGTTAAATCCTCGGCCATGCACCAGCAAAACTTTTTCCTGCTTGAGGAAGTCCAGCACAAACTGCTCATCGTCATCGATCCGATACATCTCGCGGTCAATCTTAGGAAAGAGATAAAGACCAGCCTGAGGCTTGACGGCTGAAAGGCCAGGAATATCGTTGATGGCCTTGGTGATAAATTCTCTTTGCTCGTACAGGCGGCCACCCGGAACTAACAATTCGTCAACCGACTGGTACCCTCCCAAGGAAGTCTGGACAACCTGCTGGGCAAGGACATTGGAGCACAAACGCATATTGGACAGCATATTGAGCCCTTCAATATAGTCCTTGACATGACGCTTAGGCCCAGAAAGAACCATCCAACCCACACGGAAGCCACAGATGCGGTGGGATTTGGACAAGCCATTCATGGTCACGACAAAGAGATCCGGTGCCAAGGTTGCAATAGGAATATGCACCTGACCATCAAAAACCATACGGTCGTAAATCTCATCTGAAAAAATAATCAGCTCGTGCTGGCGTGCCAACTCGACAATCCCTTCCAAAATTTCTTTTGGATAGAGAGCCCCAGTTGGGTTATTGGGGTTGATAAGGACGATAGCCTTGGTTCGGTCGCTAATCTTAGCACGCATATCGTCCAAATCTGGGTACCAATCAGCAGCCTCATCACAGACATAGTGAACCGCCTTGCCTCCAGCCAGACTGACTGCAGCTGTCCACAATGGGTAGTCCGGCATAGGAACCAACACTTCATCCCCATTATCCAAGAGCCCTTGCATAGACATGACAATCAACTCGCTGACACCGTTGCCGATGTAGATGTCTTCAATGTCTACATTTGGGAATTTCTTGACCTGGCAGTACTGCATGATTGCTTTGCGGGCTGAGAAAATCCCCTTACTGTTGGAGTAGCCTTCTGAATTTCTCGCATTGTGTATCAAGTCGCGAATCACTTCGTCTGGAGCCGTAAAGCCAAATTCCGCAGGATTTCCCGTGTTCAAACGCAGAATCTTCTCGCCGTTGGCTCGCATACGCATCGCTTCTTCTAAAACTGGCCCACGAATATCATAGGCTACGTCTTCCAATTTTGTGGACTTGGTAAATTGTCTCATGGAATCACCTCGAACTTTCTCTGTACATATTGTAGCTCAAATGAAGAAAAATCACAAGAATACTTTACATTTCTTTGAAAATAGCTTATAATATATATGTATACATAGCACCCTGCTTGTTCCTACCGAATCGGGTTTCTGTCGTGTTCCAGGCGGAATGGTTCCTCCCAGCACGTTCTCCCCTTCCGTGGCAGTCGGGTGTCGACCATCCATCTGTCCAGCTTGGAGGAGCTGCTGTTCGGTCTTGCTTCCTGTCAACTGGGCCTCTCGGCTTTGCCATTGGGAAAGGAGTGAAGAACTATGACCCAATCTTATAAAACTATCCTTGTCGCTGTTGATGGCTCCTCAGGAGCAGAACTTGCCCTTCACAAGGCCATCCATGTCGCCAAGCGCAATCAGGCCCGTCTTGTTATCGCCCATGTCATTGATACACGCGCCTTGCACAATGTCGTAGCCTTCGATGCCTCCGTCTACGAATCTCTTGAAAAAGAGGCCAAGGACCTTTTGGCAGAATACCAGCAAGAAGCTAAAAATGCTGGTTTGGAGGATGTGCAAACTGTTATCGAATTTGGAAATCCAAAAACACTTCTATCCTTGGATATTCCAAAACAAACTGGAGCTGACCTGATGCTTTTGGGAGCAACCGGACTGAATGCCTTTGAGCGTTTGTTAATCGGTTCTTCTTCTGAGTATATCATGCGTCACGCAACCATCGACCTGCTCATCGTCCGCAACAGTGACAAGAGCATCTAATCCACAGGCTCACAAAATAGCAAAGACTCAAAACCGCGGTTTTGAGTCTTTTGTTTAAGGCTTGAGTTGCCGGTTGATTTCTTCTTGGATGGCCGCCTCAGGAGCAAAGCGTTCCTCCCAGTCATCTGGTTTTAAAATTTTATGGGTCACAGGGTCAAAGTGGGCCTTCCCATCTGGGAAAATCTTCCCCATATTAGCCTGATGAACAAGACGAAAGATCGGCTCTGGGTCTACTCCCATCAGAACGAAAGAGCCATAGGTTAGATAAAGAAGGTCAAGGAGGGCATCCACCTGACCGACCAGCGGATTGGTCGGGTAGGGTTTGGTTTTTGCCTTGGAAGCAGCCTTGTCTAAGGCCTGATGGAGGCCAAGAAGGAGCTTGTCAAAATCCTCATCCTTGTCAACTGTTGCGTGTAAAAATTCGACCAGCTCTTCGATTTTAAAATCCGCCCGATGGCTGGCATATTCTGAATCGTAAGCAAGCGGTTTTTCTTGCGTAGTGCCGTCCATGACCGCATGAAAAGCCTTGACTTGGTTGAACTGCGCGTCCTTACTTTGAAACATGAACACCTTCTCCTAGAAGACCAAAGTGGGCTAGAGCCTTGTATATGCCTTCTTTGTTGTTGCTGTCTGTCACATAAGAAGCGACTTGGCGTGCCCGTCTGGTGCCGTTTTTCATAGCCACTGAATAGCGAACTCCCTCCAGCATCTCGATGTCGTTATTGGAATCGCCAAACACCATCACGTCTTCCGGACCAAAGCCATACCTCTCTCCAACCCGACGAATCCCTTCTAATTTTGAATTGCCTTTGTTAATAATATCTGCCGCATAGGGACTAGAACGGGTAAAGGTTAAAAATTCGTACCGCTCCGCCAATTGTTTGGTTTCCTGCTCGGTCGCAAGCAACATCATCTGATAGACCGGCTTTCCAAGCACCTCCTCAAAATTGGCCTTTTTCTGGGGGCGCAAGCGCCTGATGAGCCGGTTAAAGATAAAGTTAATCACTCCTGCACAGGACTTGGGAACAATCCGGGAAATACGGTAGGCCAAATTTCCCACTCCAAAGCTCATGATATTGCTGCCGGCAATTCCATTCGCCATCCCAAAAGACAAATCCTTTTGATGACTTTCTGCATAGTCCATCATCACTTCTAACGCTTCGCGAGAAAGCTCGCTGGTGTAGAGTACCTGCTCACGAGAAAAAATGTACTGCCCGTTGTAGGCAATAGCGATGTCCAATCCAAGCGAAGCCATATATTGAAGCAAAAACCGTGGCCCACGACCTGTGGCTAATCCAACCAATATCCCTTGTTTTTTCAGGGCGTTGATAGCTAAAATGGTTGACTTGCTAACCGTTCGACTATCTGTTAAGAGCGTTCCATCAATGTCAAAAAAGACCGCTTTTACTGTCAACCCTTTCACCTACCTTCCCTTTTTATGATACAATTAGTATATCATAAAATTGAAAGAATCTGAAAGATAATGAAAAACATTCTCGTTTTGCACACTGGTGGCACCATCTCCATGCAGGCCGATGACAAGGGCCAAGTTTCGTCCAGCGCTGTCAACCCTATGACCACGGTTTCTCATCCGCTGGATGGTATCACCGTCACTGCACTAGACTTCCTCAATCTGCCCAGCCCCCACATCCGGCTGAAGGACATGTCCGCCCTCTATCAAAAAATCAAGTCCGAAGCAGAAAACTATGACGGATTTGTCATCACCCACGGCACGGACACCTTAGAGGAAACCGCCTATTTCTTAGATACGATGGAACTCCCCCTTCGCCCCATTGTCCTGACTGGAGCCATGCGCTCCTCCAATGAGTTGGGGAGCGACGGAGTATACAACTACCTCTGTGCGCTACGGGTAGCGGCTGACGATAAATCCGCTGATAAGGGGGTACTGGTCGTGATGAATGATGAGATTCACGCCGCCAAGTACGTTACCAAGACCCATACAACCAATGTATCCACCTTCCAAACTCCAACACACGGCCCACTTGGCCTGGTCACAAAGGGAGAAATCCTTTATTTCAAGACCGCTGACCCCCGTGTCCGCTTTGATTTGCCCAAGGTTGAGGGAATCGTTCCCATCATCAAGGTCTATGCAGATATGGACACCGTTCTCTTAGATGCCCTCCAGCAGACAAGAGTTGATGGACTGGTTCTAGAAGCACTCGGGGCGGGCAACCTGCCTCCTGCCATCCTGCCTGCCCTTTGCAGCCTACTCGACAAGGGCCTGCCAATCGTTTTGGTTTCGCGTTGTTTCAATGGCATTGCAGAACCAGTCTATGCCTATCCCGGCGGCGGTGTCCAACTTCGGGAAATGGGCATCCTCTTTGTCAAAGAACTCAATGCCCAAAAAGCCCGACTCAAGCTCCTCATCGCCCTTGCTGCCGGCCTAAAAGGGCAAGAGTTGGCTGACTATATTCAAGGGTAAGAAAAAAGCTCGTGAAACGGGCTGTTCAGTTCGGAGACAAAGGCGTTAGAAACCCTATTCTAACGCCTTTATCTTCTCTAAAAGAGTTATTTTTTTATGTTCAATTTGATAGACTTTATCAGCAAATTCAAGAATCCGCTCGTCATGCGTAGCGATGATAATACACTTTCCTTCTTTTTTTAACTCTTGAAACATATCTATGATTAGTTGAAAATTCTCTTTATCTAAATTCGTTGTAGGTTCATCAGCAAGCAAAATATCTGGTTTTAAAATCAGGCTACGAATAATAGCTACCCTTTGTTTTTGACCACCAGAAACTGATTTAATCTTCTTATCTAATACATTACTTAGCCCGAATTTCCCAGCAAGAGACTCCGCATGAGCTGCCGCTTCTTCACGACTAACTGTCTGACTATACAAGACTGGAAGCAAGAGGTTTTCTACAACTGTATAATCTTCTATTAATGCAAAATCCTGTAAAATATAGCCAACATGCTTATTTCGAAAAGCACTCATAGTTTCATCGTCAGCAAAAGATAGTTTAGAACCTTGATAGACATACTCCCCAGAATCAAGTGTCCGTAAACCTGCTATGATTTCTAATAAGGTTGTCTTTCCAATACCTGACTTACCAAGTATAAGGACAATCTGTCCGGCATCTGCGTGAAAATTTGCTGATTCAAATATGATTGTATCGCGATATTTTTTTTGAATATTTTCTAAATTAATCATAGAAAACCTCTTTCATATTTCGATTAACGTTGATAAACAATGATAGGTAAAACAAACCGTTAATACAACTTAAACTTAAAAAATCCGTCCAGATGAATGTACCACTACTGGTGTAAACTAGCAAAATAAATACTAAAACCCCTAAAACAACTGGTAAGAAAAACAAGCACAAATAATTTTTGACCAGCCGCCTTTTACCCACTCCTACTACTCGCAATACACGGAGTTCATTCTGACATATTTTCATGCTTGCTTTCACTAAGGATTGGAAAACAAAAAAAGAAAAAAGTAGGATTAACGCTGAAAATCCTAAAGCAAAGTAGAAATTGTTCAGAAAGTAATCTTTATTAATTTGGTAAGATGAGAACATGGTCCTCAGTCCAATTGATGACCCAATCGCATTTAAATCATGAAATAATTTCTCTGTTTTTTCTCCCTTTGGAAGCAGTAAATCATTAAAGAGGTAGTCCTCCAATTCTTCTCCTAGTAACGCATCTTTGAGCTCGTCTTGACTCACTAAGCGAAGTTCCTCCCCATGTGCTATAAAACTAAGTTTATTCGCATACATTTTTTGATTCCCGTCCATGAATGCCGAGAAGGCTTGATAAATCTTCTGCCGTTCAGTAAGACTCATAGGGGCAACAAAATTATTCTCGTCCGCCACAGGAATATAATATGATTCATAACTTCCTTTTTCTCCTTCTATCCTCATTCTTTCCATTGATGAAAAATTACGAAAAAGTTGGGTGCTCTCATTCCAAAAAACCAAGTTGGTCATAAAAACCATTATCAATAAGATTAAAAACAAAAACCACCGCTTTTTGAGAACCAGTAATGAAATACTCTTCATAGCAACCTCCTTAATGTCAGAGCAATTATCCAGATATTATTAAGATAAAGCAATACTACCCATAATAAACAAAGTAGCAGGGGTCTATAAGAGTCATCAGATTTTAGAAAAACATATAGCCCAGATGCAATTACATAGGAACAAAATAGCGCACTCAGATGTAACTTCAGGTAGTTATAGATAAAGCCAGCCTTTGATTCTCCTAATATGTGATGAACTCGAATGTGATGCTGCTGTTTTTTTAGTTGAATAATAAGTATGGCTGCATTAAACCATAGAAAACCAAATGGTAGCCAAAAACTTCCTTTTTGAAAGTAAATAAAAAGAGAAATGATAAAGACAGTTAAACTGTCAAGAAAGAATATTTCTTTTTTCCAGTTTTCTTTATAAAGCATTATCATTTCTCCTGACTAGTATTTTATAGTTTGTAATAGAATTGTGTCTTTGGTGCCCATGGATTGAATGAGT from Streptococcus oriscaviae includes the following:
- a CDS encoding pyridoxal phosphate-dependent aminotransferase, with protein sequence MRQFTKSTKLEDVAYDIRGPVLEEAMRMRANGEKILRLNTGNPAEFGFTAPDEVIRDLIHNARNSEGYSNSKGIFSARKAIMQYCQVKKFPNVDIEDIYIGNGVSELIVMSMQGLLDNGDEVLVPMPDYPLWTAAVSLAGGKAVHYVCDEAADWYPDLDDMRAKISDRTKAIVLINPNNPTGALYPKEILEGIVELARQHELIIFSDEIYDRMVFDGQVHIPIATLAPDLFVVTMNGLSKSHRICGFRVGWMVLSGPKRHVKDYIEGLNMLSNMRLCSNVLAQQVVQTSLGGYQSVDELLVPGGRLYEQREFITKAINDIPGLSAVKPQAGLYLFPKIDREMYRIDDDEQFVLDFLKQEKVLLVHGRGFNWKEPDHFRIVYLPRVDELAEIQEKMTRFLRQYRR
- a CDS encoding universal stress protein, whose product is MTQSYKTILVAVDGSSGAELALHKAIHVAKRNQARLVIAHVIDTRALHNVVAFDASVYESLEKEAKDLLAEYQQEAKNAGLEDVQTVIEFGNPKTLLSLDIPKQTGADLMLLGATGLNAFERLLIGSSSEYIMRHATIDLLIVRNSDKSI
- a CDS encoding asparaginase, encoding MMKNILVLHTGGTISMQADDKGQVSSSAVNPMTTVSHPLDGITVTALDFLNLPSPHIRLKDMSALYQKIKSEAENYDGFVITHGTDTLEETAYFLDTMELPLRPIVLTGAMRSSNELGSDGVYNYLCALRVAADDKSADKGVLVVMNDEIHAAKYVTKTHTTNVSTFQTPTHGPLGLVTKGEILYFKTADPRVRFDLPKVEGIVPIIKVYADMDTVLLDALQQTRVDGLVLEALGAGNLPPAILPALCSLLDKGLPIVLVSRCFNGIAEPVYAYPGGGVQLREMGILFVKELNAQKARLKLLIALAAGLKGQELADYIQG
- a CDS encoding ABC transporter ATP-binding protein, with the protein product MINLENIQKKYRDTIIFESANFHADAGQIVLILGKSGIGKTTLLEIIAGLRTLDSGEYVYQGSKLSFADDETMSAFRNKHVGYILQDFALIEDYTVVENLLLPVLYSQTVSREEAAAHAESLAGKFGLSNVLDKKIKSVSGGQKQRVAIIRSLILKPDILLADEPTTNLDKENFQLIIDMFQELKKEGKCIIIATHDERILEFADKVYQIEHKKITLLEKIKALE